One window of Syngnathus acus chromosome 16, fSynAcu1.2, whole genome shotgun sequence genomic DNA carries:
- the prss35 gene encoding inactive serine protease 35: MGPLHLCVLLPVTALVVAAVATELSATVDDEYTWPQWNLPLVRKRRTLPLTSPNFSAHPKGEVSGTCGIECQRGLPSPSLDDLEQLLSYETVYENGTRTYTSVSVQGLNEVSDWSRNDSSSSRHKREVYGTDTRFTISDKQYSTKYPFSTTVKISTGCSGVLVSPKHVLTAAHCIHDGKDYLDGVQKLRVGILKEKSRKGKGGKGKGGRGKGKKRKGDGAKEEIKQVEDKGGSHKGKDGKGRKSRSRRSAEVEKPSFRWTRVKKTQVPKGWFKGVSDELTADYDYAVLELKRAPKVKHMDLGVIPSVKKLPAGRIHFSGFDDDRPGNLVYRFCSVSEESTDLLYQYCDAKPGSSGSGVYIRLKEPGKKKWKRKIIGVFSGHQWVDVNGNGLQQDYNVAVRITPLKYAQICYWVHGDSSECQVS; this comes from the coding sequence ATGGGCCCTCTACACTTGTGTGTGCTGCTCCCAGTGACGGCGTTGGTCGTGGCGGCTGTCGCCACCGAGCTGTCTGCAACGGTTGACGACGAGTACACTTGGCCTCAGTGGAATTTGCCTCTGGTAAGGAAGAGGCGCACGCTGCCTCTGACTAGTCCCAACTTCTCAGCTCATCCTAAGGGAGAGGTGAGCGGAACATGTGGGATTGAGTGTCAGCGTGGCCTCCCCTCGCCCTCCCTGGATGACCTGGAGCAGCTCCTATCCTACGAGACGGTTTATGAGAATGGCACGCGCACGTATACCTCGGTGTCCGTACAAGGTCTCAACGAGGTGAGCGATTGGTCCAGAAACGACTCCTCGAGCTCCCGTCACAAAAGAGAGGTGTATGGCACGGATACCCGCTTCACTATTTCTGATAAGCAGTACTCCACTAAGTATCCCTTCTCCACTACTGTCAAGATCTCCACGGGTTGTTCTGGAGTTCTGGTGTCACCTAAACACGTGTTGACGGCTGCCCACTGTATCCATGATGGAAAGGATTATTTGGATGGCGTTCAGAAGCTTCGCGTTGGTATTCTCAAGGAAAAATCTCGAAAAGGGAAAGGAGGCAAAGGAAAAGGAGGGCGAGGGAAAGGCAAGAAGAGAAAGGGAGATGGTgccaaagaagaaataaagcaAGTGGAAGACAAGGGAGGGAGCCATAAAGGAAAGGACGGAAAGGGTAGAAAGAGCCGGAGTCGCCGCAGCGCAGAGGTGGAGAAACCTTCATTTCGGTGGACCAGGGTTAAGAAAACCCAAGTGCCTAAGGGTTGGTTCAAAGGTGTGTCTGATGAACTGACTGCAGATTATGACTATGCAGTTTTGGAGCTAAAGCGAGCCCCCAAAGTGAAGCACATGGATCTGGGTGTTATCCCCTCAGTCAAGAAGCTCCCTGCAGGAAGAATCCACTTCTCTGGTTTTGATGATGACCGGCCGGGAAATCTGGTATACAGGTTTTGCTCTGTGTCCGAGGAATCTACTGATTTATTGTACCAGTACTGCGACGCCAAGCCCGGTTCCAGCGGCTCTGGGGTTTACATCCGTCTCAAAGAGCCAGGCAAGAAAAAGTGGAAGAGAAAGATCATCGGGGTCTTCTCTGGTCATCAGTGGGTGGATGTTAATGGAAATGGGCTGCAGCAGGATTACAACGTGGCAGTGAGGATAACGCCTCTCAAATATGCCCAAATCTGCTACTGGGTCCACGGGGACTCAAGTGAATGCCAGGTATCCTAA